From one Streptomyces sp. Q6 genomic stretch:
- the mycP gene encoding type VII secretion-associated serine protease mycosin, which yields MRHTGRVEDAGARGIRRPALIAAATALTATATLTTTFLLPAAPAAAADQCEFGKTTYKGRPWALQRVNLDELWQEATGKNVQVAVIDTGVATNNKQLAAAVEKSSGANLLPKKNKKGEKIEDWGNAYGTTDTVGHGTRVAGIIAARKADGTGFEGLAPDAKIIPIKQNDAEGTGTAETLADAIDHAVAKGADVINISQDTSNAAKPTPRLQQAVNAALAKEIVVVASAGNDGMGGKAGRTYPASYPGVLAVAASDRNNERAAFSQAGDWVGVAAPGVDMVSTVPMGGQCADSGTSFSAPYVAGVAALLKEKHADWTAAQIVAQIEQTAERSVPGKDAYVGWGVIDPVAALTDDDHPVESPSPHEAGPQAQAPMVPQAHFGETADERNARLGTYAALGAIVLVVGLMGTAVAVRDARRRKARP from the coding sequence ATGCGACACACCGGCCGAGTCGAGGACGCCGGGGCGCGCGGGATCCGCAGGCCGGCGCTGATCGCCGCGGCGACCGCCCTCACCGCGACCGCCACGCTGACGACCACCTTCCTGCTGCCCGCGGCCCCGGCCGCCGCGGCCGACCAGTGCGAGTTCGGCAAGACCACGTACAAAGGCCGCCCCTGGGCGCTCCAGCGCGTCAACCTCGACGAGCTGTGGCAGGAGGCGACCGGCAAGAATGTGCAGGTCGCGGTCATCGACACCGGCGTCGCCACCAACAACAAGCAGCTCGCGGCGGCCGTCGAGAAGAGCAGCGGCGCCAACCTCCTCCCCAAGAAGAACAAGAAGGGCGAGAAGATCGAGGACTGGGGCAACGCGTACGGCACGACGGACACCGTCGGCCACGGCACGCGCGTCGCCGGCATCATCGCCGCCCGCAAGGCCGACGGCACCGGGTTCGAGGGCCTGGCCCCCGACGCGAAGATCATCCCGATCAAGCAGAACGACGCCGAGGGCACCGGTACCGCGGAGACCCTCGCCGACGCGATCGACCACGCCGTCGCCAAGGGCGCCGACGTCATCAACATCTCCCAGGACACGTCGAACGCGGCGAAGCCGACCCCCCGACTCCAGCAGGCCGTGAACGCGGCCCTGGCCAAGGAGATCGTCGTCGTCGCCTCCGCGGGCAACGACGGCATGGGCGGCAAGGCGGGCCGCACCTACCCGGCGTCGTACCCCGGCGTCCTCGCCGTCGCGGCCTCCGACCGCAACAACGAACGCGCCGCCTTCTCCCAGGCCGGCGACTGGGTCGGCGTGGCCGCCCCCGGCGTCGACATGGTCTCCACGGTCCCGATGGGCGGCCAGTGCGCCGACAGCGGTACGAGCTTCTCGGCCCCGTACGTCGCGGGCGTCGCGGCCCTCCTGAAGGAGAAGCACGCCGACTGGACCGCGGCCCAGATCGTCGCCCAGATCGAACAGACCGCGGAGCGCTCGGTGCCCGGCAAGGACGCGTACGTGGGCTGGGGCGTGATCGACCCGGTGGCCGCCCTGACCGACGACGACCACCCCGTCGAGTCCCCCTCCCCGCACGAGGCGGGCCCCCAGGCGCAGGCCCCGATGGTCCCGCAGGCCCACTTCGGCGAGACGGCCGACGAACGCAACGCCCGCCTGGGCACGTACGCGGCGCTCGGCGCGATCGTGCTGGTCGTCGGCCTCATGGGCACGGCGGTCGCGGTCCGCGACGCCCGCCGCCGCAAGGCCCGCCCGTGA
- a CDS encoding DUF4333 domain-containing protein, giving the protein MIKSRLAAATCALSAVAVGTLLVGCSGSVSVGSTDPKVSKSKLADTVAEQLAKTTGQPEPDITCPEDLEGKVGTTTRCTLTASDGSTLGITVKVSKVEGKNVDFDIQADQTPSPAAS; this is encoded by the coding sequence ATGATCAAGTCCCGTCTCGCCGCTGCCACCTGCGCCCTCTCCGCCGTAGCGGTGGGCACGCTCCTCGTCGGCTGCTCGGGCTCGGTCAGCGTGGGCAGCACCGACCCGAAGGTGTCCAAGAGCAAGCTGGCCGACACGGTCGCCGAGCAGCTCGCCAAGACGACGGGACAGCCCGAGCCGGACATCACCTGCCCCGAGGACCTCGAAGGCAAGGTCGGCACCACCACGCGCTGCACGCTCACCGCGAGCGACGGCAGCACCCTGGGCATCACCGTCAAGGTCTCCAAGGTGGAAGGCAAGAACGTCGACTTCGACATCCAGGCCGACCAGACCCCCTCGCCCGCGGCGAGCTGA